In the Mytilus trossulus isolate FHL-02 chromosome 1, PNRI_Mtr1.1.1.hap1, whole genome shotgun sequence genome, one interval contains:
- the LOC134716605 gene encoding uncharacterized protein LOC134716605, with amino-acid sequence MQEQIVQFQQLQLQELQRKSQPSTVSAVKLPKLDLVSYNGEKLKWTEFWDSFEAAVHTNQSLTKIEKLNYLKSKLFGTANSAISGLPLSHENYDVAISILKERFGNVQSVVNKHYSDLINLQSASNQTTHLRRLYDDLERHLRSLDAMHQDVTQDVFISMITSKLPKEVLIQLEIQKGNSERWTVGKLRQFLNTYITAREAAESQSKETHTGPSSEEKQQSKIQ; translated from the coding sequence ATGCAAGAACAGATAGTACAGTTTCAACAGTTACAACTCCAAGAATTACAGAGGAAAAGTCAACCTTCAACAGTAAGTGCAGTTAAACTTCCTAAATTAGACCTAGTTTCGTACAATGGAGAAAAGTTAAAATGGACAGAATTTTGGGATTCATTTGAAGCTGCAGTGCACACAAATCAAAGCTTGACAAAAATAGAGAAATTGAATTACTTGAAAAGCAAACTTTTTGGAACAGCTAATTCTGCTATATCTGGCTTACCGCTCTCCCATGAAAATTACGATGTAGCAATTTCAATACTAAAGGAAAGATTTGGAAATGTTCAATCTGTTGTCAACAAGCACTATTCAGATTTAATAAACCTTCAGTCAGCTTCAAATCAAACTACACATCTACGTAGACTTTATGATGACTTGGAACGACACTTACGTAGTTTGGACGCAATGCATCAAGATGTAACCCAAGATGTATTCATCTCGATGATAACATCTAAGCTACCAAAGGAAGTTCTTATTCAACTTGAAATACAGAAAGGTAACAGTGAAAGATGGACTGTAGGGAAGTTGAGACAGTTTCTCAATACTTACATAACTGCCAGGGAAGCTGCAGAAAGTCAGTCTAAGGAAACACATACTGGTCCCAGTTCTGAAGAAAAACAGCAGTCTAAAATCCAGTAA
- the LOC134716699 gene encoding uncharacterized protein LOC134716699: protein MTIKPFGKNSGSGNSMVCRYCDGHHWSDECRKLSTIEDRKQKIKDSCYTCLKPGHVSRDCKFEKACYHCKQKKGHNRSLCPKKIPSQHKEVSHLADEMCEIASREENVPENSLLSSGDIVLMQTAQTTVSNIEVNETEVVRLLMDSGSQRTYITENLAKRLNLKKKATEEITLVTFGADKPKTLRTQKVSLKIRLKDGVCMLIDANVVPKITGSILRRPLQMDVCENVKYLCNNLQLADTLPSSLESSTIEILIGNDYYLDIILPQKIEIQQGLYLLGSKLGWILTGRSQLSDEESENKMSMTVNGLLTLTECCLHSTIDTCLQIKPPIEDFWKLETIGIQDCPYASDSIL, encoded by the coding sequence ATGACAATAAAGCCATTTGGAAAAAACTCAGGCAGTGGAAATTCAATGGTATGCAGATATTGTGATGGACACCACTGGAGTGATGAGTGCAGAAAGCTCAGTACAATTGAAGACAGAAAGCAGAAAATCAAGGATAGTTGCTATACCTGCCTGAAGCCAGGACATGTTAGTAGAGACTGTAAATTTGAAAAGGCATGCTATCATTGCAAACAGAAAAAGGGACACAATAGAAGTCTATGCCCGAAGAAAATTCCCTCTCAACATAAAGAAGTTTCACATCTAGCTGATGAAATGTGTGAAATAGCTTCACGTGAAGAGAACGTACCAGAGAATAGCTTGTTGTCCTCCGGGGATATAGTTTTGATGCAGACAGCTCAAACAACTGTGTCAAATATAGAAGTTAATGAAACAGAAGTAGTAAGACTATTAATGGACTCCGGATCTCAGCGAacatatataacagaaaattTGGCCAAGAGATTAAACTTGAAGAAGAAGGCTACAGAGGAGATAACTCTTGTAACATTTGGTGCAGATAAGCCAAAAACATTAAGAACACAAAAGGTGTCATTAAAGATCAGACTAAAAGATGGAGTTTGTATGCTTATTGATGCTAATGTTGTTCCTAAGATAACAGGATCAATACTAAGAAGACCTCTACAAATGGATGTATGTGAAAATGTGAAATACTTATGTAACAATCTGCAACTTGCTGACACACTGCCTAGTAGCTTAGAAAGTTCAACAATAGAGATTCTTATCGGAAATGATTATTATTTAGATATCATATTGCCACAGAAAATAGAAATTCAACAAGGGCTTTATCTACTTGGCTCTAAGCTAGGATGGATCCTTACAGGAAGGTCACAATTAAGTGATGAAGAAAGTGAGAACAAAATGTCCATGACAGTAAATGGCTTATTAACTTTAACAGAATGCTGTCTTCACTCTACAATTGACACATGTCTTCAAATCAAGCCTCCCATTGAAGATTTCTGGAAATTGGAAACTATTGGAATACAAGATTGTCCATATGCATCAGACTCAATACTTTGA
- the LOC134716797 gene encoding uncharacterized protein LOC134716797, giving the protein MENGRYQVAWPWKEKLPELPENRELAYGRLKSLFQKMKNNPDLLNNEIIQDQCKKGIIEKVSNQCSKDTGIKHYIPHHAVVDPTKPTTKVRIVYDASAKSKPENKSLNDCLHRGPVMLQDLCGLLLRFRMNKIAVVADIEKAFLQIELQKNDRDATRFFWLRNINHPTVENNVQVYRFCRVPFGVISSPFLLAATLDYHLDTYKNATAANIRENINVDNVITGVDSTENAVTLYKEAKQIFSDASMNLREWASNSQQFLKCIPKEDQANREKLKVLGLTWTIKDDTLTVNSARNDNMFPITKREVLQRVASVFDPLGFFTPVTLRTKLFLQMLWNKKMEWDEQLTEEDIQQWKEISFD; this is encoded by the coding sequence atggaaaatggaaGATATCAAGTAGCCTGGCCATGGAAAGAAAAATTACCGGAACTTCCTGAAAATAGGGAACTCGCATACGGAAGACTAAAGTCactttttcagaaaatgaaGAACAATCCTGACCTATTAAACAATGAGATTATTCAAGACCAGTGCAAAAAGGGCATCATAGAAAAAGTGTCTAACCAATGTAGTAAGGATACCGGAATCAAACATTACATACCACATCATGCTGTAGTTGACCCAACCAAACCTACAACTAAAGTAAGGATAGTTTATGATGCATCTGCCAAATCAAAACCTGAGAATAAAAGTTTGAATGATTGCCTGCACAGAGGACCAGTAATGTTACAAGATTTATGTGGACTCTTGTTGCGTTTTCGAATGAACAAAATTGCAGTAGTTGCTGATATTGAAAAGGCATTTCTCCAAATTGAACTACAAAAAAATGACAGAGATGCAACCAGATTTTTTTGGCTAAGAAACATTAATCATCCAACTGTAGAAAATAATGTACAAGTTTACAGATTTTGCAGAGTGCCATTTGGAGTTATATCAAGTCCTTTCCTACTTGCAGCAACTTTGGACTATCACCTTGACACATACAAAAATGCAACAGCAGCAAATATTAGAGAAAACATTAATGTGGATAATGTAATTACTGGAGTAGATTCGACAGAGAATGCAGTTACATTATATAAAGaggcaaaacaaatattcagtGATGCATCAATGAACTTAAGAGAATGGGCATCAAATTCACagcaatttttaaaatgcattcCCAAGGAAGACCAGGCAAATAGAGAAAAATTAAAGGTTCTTGGATTAACTTGGACAATAAAAGATGATACATTGACGGTGAACAGTGCAAGAAATGATAACATGTTTCCAATCACCAAAAGAGAAGTATTACAGAGAGTGGCTTCTGTGTTTGATCCACTTGGATTTTTTACACCAGTGACTTTAAGAACCAAGCTTTTCCTCCAAATGTTGTGGAACAAGAAAATGGAATGGGATGAACAACTGACAGAGGAAGATATTCAGCAATGGAAAGAAATCTCTTTTGATTAA
- the LOC134716887 gene encoding uncharacterized protein LOC134716887 yields MRQTYWIPQGRSEVKRVLRKCTICKRCEGGPYKMPLMPPLPKKRVNESAHFTYTGVDYFGPIFVKSDTGSKKVWVCLYTCLVVRAIHMELMQDMSAEEFLLGFRRFIARWGNPKQIISDNGSQFKLASNTLEEAWNGVTVNSDVQTYMANEGIQWQFIVELAPWMGGFYERLIGIVKRCLRKTIGKLCLTNEQFRTLLAESEAVVNSRPLVYIGDDINSNIILTPAHFLTLNPKTGFPDQNEEDSTDPEYLPQISSAKKIAIDMEERTETSKYVLENMER; encoded by the coding sequence ATGCGTCAAACATACTGGATTCCACAAGGACGTTCAGAAGTAAAAAGAGTTTTGAGAAAATGTACAATCTGCAAACGGTGTGAAGGCGGACCATATAAAATGCCATTAATGCCTCCACTTCCAAAGAAACGAGTAAACGAGTCAGCCCATTTTACATATACAGGAGTAGACTATTTTGGACCAATTTTTGTGAAATCAGACACTGGAAGCAAAAAAGTATGGGTTTGCTTATATACATGTCTAGTGGTTAGAGCCATACATATGGAATTAATGCAAGACATGTCAGCAGAGGAGTTCTTACTAGGCTTTCGAAGGTTCATTGCTCGCTGGGGTAacccaaaacaaattatttcagATAACGGATCCCAGTTCAAGTTAGCTAGCAATACCTTAGAAGAAGCATGGAATGGTGTAACAGTGAATTCAGATGTGCAAACATACATGGCAAATGAAGGAATTCAGTGGCAATTCATTGTTGAGTTAGCACCTTGGATGGGTGGATTTTATGAAAGATTAATTGGTATTGTAAAAAGATGTTTACGGAAAACAATTGGAAAGTTATGTCtaacaaatgaacaatttagAACTCTCTTAGCTGAATCTGAAGCAGTGGTGAATTCAAGACCACTGGTATATATTGGAGATGACATAAATTCTAATATTATTCTTACACCAGCACACTTTCTAACTCTGAACCCTAAAACAGGATTTCCAGATCAAAACGAAGAAGATTCTACAGATCCAGAATACTTACCGCAAATCAGTAGTGCTAAAAAAATTGCTATTGACATGGAAGAAAGGACAGAAACatctaaatatgttttggaAAACATGGAGAGATGA